In Dromaius novaehollandiae isolate bDroNov1 chromosome 31, bDroNov1.hap1, whole genome shotgun sequence, a genomic segment contains:
- the LOC112995262 gene encoding soluble scavenger receptor cysteine-rich domain-containing protein SSC5D-like, producing the protein MPPTLLLLAWLLGLRGAGTFTVRLAGGPSRCAGRVEVRHEGRWGTVCDDDWELPDAAVVCRELGCGTALSAPTGAWFGEGSGPIWLNGLRCRGTEERLELCRHRGWRKHVCAHEEDASAVCSAHPFQPLSTAEPSLPPTPCRGHVPTAAIPAPGFVTPPPGGTAVRLAGGTSRCAGRVEVWHEGRWGTVCDDDWGLPDGAVVCRELGCGTALEAPRGAHFGPGTGPIWLDDMGCSGEETTLGQCRARPWGQNNCNHEEDASVVCTGGPMLRLMGAEGRCAGRLEVFHEGLWGTVCDDMWGLPDAAVVCRELGCGAPLSAPGAAFFGEGSGPIWLDNVRCRGNESALLQCPAAPWGITDCQHREDAAVVCADELKALDVRPAEPTPHQPPIKPPWIPSSAVPRKKTQVHVPGSSKTAVISSSKTAVAGTARKGPVQLRLAGGPGRCAGRVEVLHAGRWGTVCDDGWNLAAATVVCRELGCGAALESPGRAQYGPGTGPIWLDEVNCVGTEPALRRCPAEPWGRHNCNHHEDAAAVCEGQRVLPSALGTPPPTSSTLSTQRPAGQGPSSTTLRTQQPAGWDATGTTPSAQHPAGRDQVGTTQGKGRRDPVSIIRITRLKAEQDPAGVIQSTKPKSGRDPGGTTRSKAGWDPAGTNRSKAGRDPAGATRSKAGWAPAGTNRSKAGQDPVGTIHISRPKAGRYPVGVIRITRPKARQNATGAIQTTRSPSGQGLGRTTQSSKPKTGQDSVGATQSTQHPTGQDPIDATQNIKPKAGRDPVGVIRITRPKARQNATGAIQTTRSPSGQGLGRTTQSSKPKTGQDSVGAIQSTQHPTGQDPVDATQNIKPKAGRDPVGVIRITRPKARQNAAGAIQTTRSPSGQGLGRTTQSSKPKTGQDSVGAIQSTQHPTGQDPIDATQNIKPKAGRDPVGVIWITRPKARQNAAGAVQTTRSPSGQGLGRTTQSSKPKTGQDSVGATQSTQHPTEQDPVDATQNIKPKAGRDPVGTTESTWHPTGQDLVGTTQPQPGQDLAVAIQITQHPSGQDPTGTTQPKAEQDLAGTTTSTRPRAGQDSAHTVLLPAGLGPAETGGIQPLPEWDVGTIPWSNQNLAELGPDDATQSTRPSVVPDPDSVVPGPHDIMQSTPPAVELGPDDNTWSTHPSVVLGPDSVVPDPDDITQSTRPAVEPSPDGTTWSTHPAAEQGPDGTTWSTHPAAELHPDGTTRSIHPAAELGPDGTTWSTHPAAELHPDGTTRSIHPAAELGPDDTMQSTYPAAELGTGGTVQSTHFAAELHPDETTQSVHPTADLAPGDTTWSKHPAAEVGPDGTLWSTYPAAGLDPDSTPWSTYPATEVGPGGTMQSTSPAAKLSPEDADQDLGLAEVSAHPTEPRSAHLPQHPTLMTADLLALAVHQGPASSTPFLRPTGTPSIQSPPAPTPPPTGIPRTQSLPAPTLNPTGTPSTQSLPAPLQHPTVIPSTRRPQASTHPATRIPTTQRPPAPSQHPMVMPSTQRPQAFTQSPMKTPSTQSPPASMQHPTGTPSNQRPQAPTQPPTRTASTQSCPTPSQHPAGTPSTHTAATQHRMVTPSMQTQHDLSQRTTGTPSPQGPPALSQHPTGTLSTSQELPAPTQHPTGTPSTQTELMLSQSPAAELPSTWTQPTSMQPPTETPSIQGHPAPTETPTATSSTKRTPAFTDAPTASPRTQSPPAPIQHPTASPSPQSPPAPTQHLMETSSTWTEPAPSEPAMETPSPYIHATPSNHSMETPGIQRPPAPTPPPMRDPHTQRPPVPTEHHMESPSLYKHAAASKHPTEIPSTQRPPTASQPPIEPLSIQRAPEPTQHPMETSSTWTEPAPSEPPMETPSPYIHAAPSNHSMETPGIQRPPAPTLPPMKDPHTQRFPVPMEHHMESPSLYKHAAASERPTEIPSTQRPPAASQPPIEPLSTQRPPEPTQHPMDTSSLSTQSAPSKHSTETPSSQSLPAPTQYPTEAFSTHPASTSTDPVVAGAMHTDLAPLAQEVTSPALPAAGVPVAKQDRAQVGSGRCVSCIAPELQDLLQEVRELRGELRELAHAQRQGSQHLEAIAGSLAELSSSVRHLLGGLSLWSRGRGPPPCRREPPPALGRGGPGCSPQAASGMGWLDSLGLCLALCCSAVAGSEAFVRLSGGHSPCSGHVEVYHDGQWGTVCGHGWDPLASRVLCRQLGCGRPRRVPVQCSAFAPSQLPVTLSQVECIGQETALEQCILQPGHGQSCPSDQLAGVECHEPFRLRLVSGPGQCSGRLEVWHNRTWGTVCDDGWTTVNSEVVCRELGCGVAQTVPHLPVDWPRFVPGKGPIWLDDVRCRGHERSLRDCAHRVWGYHDCTHTEDVSVVCQDA; encoded by the exons AGGGCCGCTGGGGCACCGTGTGCGACGACGACTGGGGGCTGCCGGACGGGGCCGTGGTGTGCCGGGAGCTGGGCTGCGGCACGGCGctggaggccccccgcggcgcccaCTTTGGCCCCGGCACCGGGCCCATCTGGCTGGACGACATGGGCTGCAGCGGGGAGGAGACGACGCTGGGACAGTGCCGGGCACGGCCCTGGGGCCAGAACAACTGCAATCACGAGGAGGACGCCAGCGTGGTGTGCACAG gcGGCCCCATGCTGAGGCTGATGGGTGCCGAGGGCCGCTGCGCTGGTCGGCTGGAGGTCTTCCACGAGGGCCTCTGGGGCACCGTGTGCGACGACATGTGGGGgctgccggatgcagccgtagtGTGCCGGGAGCTGGGCTGCGGGGCGCCGCTCTCAGCGCCCGGAGCGGCCTTTTTTGGTGAGGGCTCCGGCCCCATCTGGCTGGACAACGTGCGGTGCCGAGGGAACGAGTCAGCCTTGCTGCAGTGCCCGGCTGCCCCGTGGGGCATCACCGACTGCCAGCACCGCGAGGACGCGGCGGTGGTCTGCGCAG ACGAGCTGAAGGCCCTGGACGTACGGCCTGCAGAGCCCACACCCCACCAGCCACCGATAAAGCCGCCGTGGATCCCATCCTCAGCTGTGCCACGCAAGAAGACACAGGTCCACGTCCCTGGCTCTTCCAAGACAGCCGTGATCAGCTCTTCCAAGACAGCCGTGGCAGGGACAGCCCGGAAGG GGCCAGTCCAGCTCCGTCTGGCTGGGGGTCCCGGGCGATGCGCGGGGCGCGTGGAGGTGCTGCACGCCGGGCGCTGGGGGACCGTGTGTGATGACGGCTGGAACCTGGCGGCCGCCACAGTCGTCTGCCGGGAGCTAGGATGTGGGGCAGCCCTGGAGAGCCCTGGCAGGGCCCAGTATGGCCCGGGCACTGGTCCCATCTGGCTGGACGAGGTGAACTGCGTGGGGACGGAGCCTGCACTGCGGCGGTGCCCGGCGGAGCCCTGGGGCAGGCACAACTGCAACCACCACGAGGACGCGGCTGCGGTGTGTGAAG GGCAAAGGGTCCTGCCGTCAGCACTGGGGACCCCACCGCCAACCAGCAGCACCCTGAGCACCCAGCGCCCTGCAGGACAGGGTCCGTCCAGCACCACTCTGCGCACCCAGCAGCCAGCAGGATGGGATGCAACTGGTACCACCCCGAGTGCCCAGCACCCTGCAGGACGGGATCAGGTTGGCACCACCCAGGGAAAAGGCAGGCGGGATCCAGTCAGTATCATCAGGATCACACGACTCAAAGCAGAACAGGATCCAGCTGGTGTCATCCAGAGCACCAAGCCCAAGTCAGGACGGGATCCAGGTGGCACCACCAGGTCCAAAGCAGGATGGGATCCAGCTGGCACCAACAGGTCCAAAGCAGGACGGGATCCAGCTGGTGCCACCAGGTCCAAAGCAGGATGGGCTCCAGCTGGCACCAACAGGTCCAAGGCAGGACAGGATCCAGTAGGCACCATCCACATCAGCCGGCCCAAAGCAGGGCGGTATCCAGTTGGTGTCATACGGATCACCCGGCCTAAAGCAAGGCAGAATGCAACAGGTGCCATCCAGACCACCAGGAGCCCATCAGGACAGGGTTTGGGTCGGACCACACAGAGCTCTAAGCCCAAAACAGGACAGGATTCAGTTGGTGCAACccagagcacccagcacccaACAGGACAGGATCCCATTGATGCCACCCAAAATATTAAGCCCAAAGCAGGGCGGGATCCAGTTGGTGTCATACGGATCACCCGGCCTAAAGCAAGGCAGAATGCAACAGGTGCCATCCAGACCACCAGGAGCCCATCAGGACAGGGTCTGGGTCGGACCACACAGAGCTCTAAGCCCAAAACAGGACAGGATTCAGTTGGTGCAATccagagcacccagcacccaACAGGACAGGATCCCGTTGATGCCACCCAAAATATTAAGCCCAAAGCAGGGCGGGATCCAGTTGGTGTCATACGGATCACCCGGCCTAAAGCAAGGCAGAATGCAGCAGGTGCCATTCAGACCACCAGGAGCCCATCAGGACAGGGTTTGGGTCGGACCACACAGAGCTCTAAGCCCAAAACAGGACAGGATTCAGTTGGTGCAATccagagcacccagcacccaACAGGACAGGATCCCATTGATGCCACCCAAAATATTAAGCCCAAAGCAGGACGGGATCCAGTTGGTGTCATATGGATCACCCGGCCTAAAGCAAGGCAGAATGCAGCAGGTGCCGTCCAGACCACCAGGAGCCCATCAGGACAGGGTTTGGGTCGGACCACACAGAGCTCTAAGCCCAAAACAGGACAGGATTCAGTTGGTGCAACccagagcacccagcacccaACAGAACAGGATCCCGTTGATGCCACCCAAAACATTAAGCCCAAAGCAGGACGGGATCCAGTTGGTACCACTGAGAGCACCTGGCACCCAACAGGACAGGATCTTGTTGGTACCACCCAACCCCAACCAGGGCAGGATCTTGCAGTTGCCATACAAATCACTCAGCATCCATCAGGACAGGATCCCACTGGTACCACCCAACCCAAAGCAGAGCAGGATCTGGCTGGTACCACAACAAGCACCAGGCCCAGAGCTGGACAGGACTCAGCCCACACCGTGTTGCTTCCAGCAGGACTGGGTCCAGCTGAAACTGGGGGCATCCAGCCCCTCCCTGAATGGGATGTAGGCACTATTCCATGGAGTAACCAGAACTTAGCAGAACTAGGTCCAGATGATGCCACACAGAGCACCCGTCCTTCAGTAGTACCGGATCCAGACTCAGTAGTACCAGGTCCACACGATATCATGCAGAGCACACCTCCTGCAGTAGAACTGGGTCCAGATGATAACACATGGAGCACACATCCTTCAGTAGTACTGGGTCCAGACTCGGTAGTACCAGATCCAGATGATATCACGCAGAGCACACGTCCTGCAGTAGAACCAAGTCCAGATGGTACCACGTGGagcacacatcctgcagcagaacAGGGTCCAGATGGCACCACATGGagcacacatcctgcagcagagctCCATCCAGATGGTACCACACGGAGCATACATCCTGCAGCAGAACTGGGTCCAGATGGCACCACATGGagcacacatcctgcagcagagctCCATCCAGATGGTACCACACGGAGCATACATCCTGCAGCAGAACTGGGTCCAGATGATACTATGCAGAGCACATATCCTGCAGCAGAACTTGGTACAGGTGGTACTGTGCAGAGCACACATTTTGCAGCAGAACTGCATCCAGATGAAACCACACAGAGCGTACATCCTACAGCAGATTTGGCTCCAGGTGATACTACTTGGAGCAAACATCCTGCAGCAGAAGTGGGTCCAGATGGTACCTTGTGGAGCACAtatcctgcagcagggctggatcCAGACAGTACCCCATGGAGCACATATCCTGCAACAGAAGTGGGTCCAGGTGGTACCATGCAGAGCACAAGTCCTGCAGCCAAACTGAGTCCAGAAG aTGCTGACCAGGACCTTGGccttgctgaggtctctgctcACCCAACAGAGCCCCGCTCAGCCCACCTGCCTCAGCACCCAACTCTGATGACAGCAGACCTCCTTGCCCTTGCAGTCCACCAGGGTCCAGCCTCCAGCACCCCCTTCCTGCGCCCCACAGGGACTCCCAgcatccagagccccccagcacccaccccaccTCCCACAGGGATCCCCAGGACCCAGAGCCTTCCAGCACCCACGCTGAACCCCACCGGGACCCCTAGCACCCAGAGCCTCCCAGCACCCCTGCAGCACCCCACAGTGATCCCCAGCACCCGAAGACCCCAGGCATCCACCCACCCCGCCACCAGGATCCCTACCACCCAGagacccccagcaccctcacaGCACCCCATGGTGATGCCCAGCACCCAAAGACCCCAGGCATTCACCCAATCCCCCATGAAgacccccagcacccagagccccccagcaTCCATGCAGCATCCCACAGGGACCCCCAGCAACCAAAGACCTCAGGCACCCACCCAGCCCCCCACCAGGACCGCCAGCACCCAGAGCTGCCCAACACCCAGCCAGCATCCCgcagggacccccagcacccacacgGCAGCCACACAGCACCGCATGGTAACGCCCAGCATGCAGACACAGCATGACCTTTCCCAGCGAACCACAGGGACCCCCAGTCCACAGGGCCCCCCAGCCCTTTCTCAGCACCCCACAGGGACCCTCAGCACCTCACAGGAACTCCCAGCACCCACGCAgcaccccacagggacccccagcacccagacAGAGCTTATGCTGTCCCAGAGCCCAGCTGCAGAGCTCCCTAGCACTTGGACACAGCCAACCTCTATGCAGCCCCCCACAGAGACCCCCAGCATCcaggggcacccagcacccacagaGACCCCAACAGCAACCTCCAGCACCAAGAGAACCCCAGCATTCACCGATGCCCCTACAGCATCCCCCAGGACtcagagccccccagcacccatccagcaccccacagcatcccccagcccccagagccccccagcacccacccagcACCTCATGGAAACCTCCAGCACCTGGACAGAACCTGCACCTAGTGAGCCTGCCATGGAGACTCCCAGCCCCTACATACATGCTACCCCCTCTAACCACTCCATGGAGACCCCCGGAATCCAgagacccccagcacccaccccgcCCCCCATGAGAGACCCCCACACTCAAAGACCTCCAGTACCCACGGAGCACCACATGGAAAGCCCCAGCCTTTACAAACATGCTGCTGCCTCCAAGCACCCTACAGAGATCCCTAGCACCCAGAGACCCCCAACAGCCTCCCAGCCCCCCATAGAGCCCCTGAGCATACAGAGAGCCCCAGAacccacccagcaccccatggAGACCTCCAGCACCTGGACAGAACCTGCACCTAGTGAGCCTCCCATGGAGACCCCCAGCCCTTACATACATGCTGCCCCCTCCAACCACTCCATGGAGACCCCCGGAATCCAgagacccccagcacccaccctgCCCCCCATGAAAGACCCCCACACTCAGAGATTTCCAGTACCCATGGAGCACCACATGGAAAGCCCCAGCCTTTACAAACATGCTGCTGCCTCCGAGCGCCCTACAGAGATCCCTAGCACCCAGagacccccagcagcctcccagcccCCCATAGAGCCCCTGAGCACACAGAGACCCCCAGAacccacccagcaccccatggACACCTCCAGCCTTTCCACACAGTCTGCTCCCTCCAAGCACTCCACAGAGACCCCCAGCTCCCAGAGCCTGCCAGCACCCACCCAGTACCCCACAGAGGCCTTCAGCACCCATCCTGCCAGCACCTCGACAGACCCCGTGGTGGCTGGGGCCATGCACACAG ATCTGGCTCCGCTGGCACAGGAGGTCACCTCGccagctctccctgcagcaggGGTCCCGGTGGCAAAGCaagacagggctcaggtgggGTCCGGGCGCTGTGTGTCCTGCATTGCGCCCGAGCTGCAAGACCTGCTCCAGGAGGTGCGGGAGCTGCGCGGAGAGCTGCGGGAGCTTGCCCACGCCCAGCGGCAGGGCAGCCAGCACCTGGAGGCCATCGCcggcagcctggcagagctgtCCAGCTCCGTCCGCCACCTCCTGGGGGGCCTTTCCCTGTGGTCACGGGGCCGAGGGCCTCCCCcctgccgccgggagccccctCCGGCTCTTGGGCGG GGTGGCCCGGGGTGCTCCCCCCAGGCAGCAAGCGGCATGGGGTGGCTGGACAGCCTTGGGCTGTGCCTGG ctctgtgttgcagtgctgtcgCCGGATCTG AGGCATTCGTCCGGCTGTCAGGCGGCCACTCGCCCTGCAGTGGGCATGTGGAGGTCTACCATGATGGCCAATGGGGCACCGTGTGCGGCCACGGCTGGGACCCGCTGGCATCCCGCGTGctctgccggcagctgggctgcgggcggccgcggcgggtccCTGTGCAATGCAGCGCCTTCGCGCCCAGCCAGCTGCCCGTAACGCTGAGCCAGGTGGAGTGCATAGGGCAGGAGACAGCCCTGGAGCAGTGCATCCTCCAGCCGGGGCATGGGCAATCCTGCCCATCAGATCAGCTTGCAGGCGTTGAGTGCCATG AACCCTTCCGGCTGAGGCTGGTGAGTGGCCCCGGGCAGTGTTCGGGGCGCCTGGAGGTGTGGCACAACAGGACCTGGGGCACTGTGTGTGACGACGGCTGGACCACGGTCAACTCCGAGGTGGTGTGCCGGGAGCTGGGCTGTGGCGTGGCGCAGACCGTGCCCCACCTGCCGGTGGACTGGCCCCGTTTTGTCCCGGGCAAGGGGCCCATCTGGCTGGACGACGTCCGCTGCAGAGGTCACGAGAGGAGCCTGAGGGACTGCGCTCACCGTGTCTGGGGGTATCATGACTGCACCCACACTGAGGATGTCAGTGTGGTCTGCCAG GATGCCTGA